From Syngnathus typhle isolate RoL2023-S1 ecotype Sweden linkage group LG13, RoL_Styp_1.0, whole genome shotgun sequence, a single genomic window includes:
- the nedd8l gene encoding NEDD8 ubiquitin like modifier, like isoform X2: MLIKVKTLTGKEIEIDIEPTDKVERIKERVEEKEGIPPQQQRLIYSGKQMNDEKTAADYKIQGGSVLHLVLALRGGGAHVLLTST; encoded by the exons ATGCTGATCAAAGTGAAG ACTCTGACTGGAAAAGAAATCGAAATCGACATTGAGCCCACAGACAAG GTGGAGCGAATTAAAGAAAGGgtagaagaaaaagaaggcatACCCCCTCAGCAACAAAGACTCATCTACAGTGGGAAACAGAT GAACGATGAAAAGACGGCAGCAGACTACAAAATCCAGGGCGGCTCGGTGCTCCATCTGGTGTTGGCGCTGAGAGGGGGGGGAGCCCATGTACTACTCACCTCAACATGA
- the nedd8l gene encoding NEDD8 ubiquitin like modifier, like isoform X1, giving the protein MGFYLFQTLTGKEIEIDIEPTDKVERIKERVEEKEGIPPQQQRLIYSGKQMNDEKTAADYKIQGGSVLHLVLALRGGGAHVLLTST; this is encoded by the exons ATGGGCTTTTATTTGTTTCAGACTCTGACTGGAAAAGAAATCGAAATCGACATTGAGCCCACAGACAAG GTGGAGCGAATTAAAGAAAGGgtagaagaaaaagaaggcatACCCCCTCAGCAACAAAGACTCATCTACAGTGGGAAACAGAT GAACGATGAAAAGACGGCAGCAGACTACAAAATCCAGGGCGGCTCGGTGCTCCATCTGGTGTTGGCGCTGAGAGGGGGGGGAGCCCATGTACTACTCACCTCAACATGA
- the ap1g2 gene encoding AP-1 complex subunit gamma-like 2 isoform X1, translating into MSPSIPLQEMIRAIRSARTQCEERGVIQRECAVIRAQFRQSDNDGRSHNLAKLLYVHMLGYPAHFGQMECVRMIASPRYSEKRVGYLGAMMLLDEKQDASLLITNSIKNDLSHSSQYVQSLALCTLACIGSAEMCKDLAPEIEKLLRASNSYIKKKAALCAIHIVRKVPDLGELFARTARSLLAEKHHGVLHGAVVLITVLCECSPDTLERFRKTVPDLVRIMKSLVTSGYSPEHDVAGISDPFLQVRILRLLRILGRNNEAASDTMNDLLAQVATNTDSTKTVGNAVLYETVLTVLDIKSESGLRILAVNILGRFLLNNDRNIRYIAMTSLQKIVGTDNIAVQRHRGTIVDCLKDPDASVKRRALDLSLALASASNIRSMMKELLMFLSSCPPELRAETTSGIFYAAERYAPSQRWHIDTILHVLTTAGGDVRDETVPNLILLITNASELHCYTVHKLYRALLSDISQQPLVQVACWCIGEYGDLLLRGECREMEPVEVTADSVLEALETVLQSHMSTPTTRGFALTATMKLSTRIMDNVDRIKSIVSIYGSCIDVELQQRAVEYNALFKKYDHMRAAVLERMPVIDRNSPGHTNGDSMGGVIKELEVDKVKQRETLLPQLPANQVCDLLNLLGDSEESVPAGPAQGDTVPVQSITTAKPIGGELLDLLGGFEPTPLASGLSATPQIQRHLCQDAQRGSCFVRVIRMTLSACLYFIAPAVTVYEKNGVTLTLSCEKQSDSAVTVTLKGCNSSDSDVTSFALQAAVPKSVHLNMKAPSGDTLPAKGLAHVTQLVLLNNPNKVNLKMRIRISYSSQGSSVQDTVQIDSFPGLS; encoded by the exons aTGTCTCCATCGATTCCACTGCAGGAGATGATCCGGGCCATTAGGTCGGCCAGGACCCAGTGCGAAGAGCGGGGTGTCATCCAGAGGGAATGCGCTGTCATCCGGGCACAATTCCGACAATCTGACAACGACGGTCGATCTCACAACCTGGCCAAGCTTCTCTATGTCCACATGCTTGGCTATCCTGCACACTTTGGTCAG ATGGAGTGTGTTCGGATGATAGCCAGCCCTCGCTACAGTGAAAAGCGTGTAGGATACCTCGGAGCCATGATGCTGCTGGATGAGAAGCAGGATGCCAGTTTGCTCATCACCAATTCCATAAAAAA TGACCTGTCTCATAGTAGCCAGTATGTGCAGTCTCTGGCTCTATGCACTCTCGCCTGTAttggctcggccgagatgtGCAAAGATCTTGCCCCGGAGATTGAGAAGCTGCTTCGAGCCTCCAATTCTTACATTAAAAAGAAG GCTGCACTGTGCGCCATCCACATCGTTCGAAAGGTTCCAGATCTCGGGGAGCTCTTTGCCCGAACGGCTCGCTCTCTCCTGGCCGAGAAGCACCACG GTGTGCTCCATGGTGCTGTAGTGCTCATCACAGTGCTGTGTGAGTGTAGTCCAGATACACTGGAGCGCTTCAGAAAG ACAGTCCCAGATCTGGTTCGCATTATGAAAAgcttggtcacttccggttactCTCCAGAGCATGACGTGGCAGGGATCAGTGATCCTTTCCTACAG GTCCGCATCTTGAGGCTGCTGAGAATCCTCGGGCGCAACAATGAGGCAGCAAGCGACACCATGAATGATCTCCTAGCTCAG GTAGCTACCAATACAGATAGCACGAAGACCGTGGGCAATGCTGTGCTGTATGAGACTGTTCTCACGGTGCTGGACATCAAGTCGGAAAGTGGCCTCAGG ATCCTGGCTGTGAACATCCTGGGCCGCTTCCTCCTGAATAACGACAGGAACATTCG ATACATTGCCATGACCTCCCTGCAAAAGATTGTCGGGACAGACAACATTGCCGTACAGCGTCACAGAGGAACCATTGTGGACTGCTTGAAAGACCCGGACGCTTCCGTCAAACG CCGTGCATTAGACCTCTCCTTAGCATTGGCATCCGCCAGCAACATCCGCTCCATGATGAAAGAGCTGCTCATGTTCCTCTCCTCCTGCCCACCTGAACTCCGAGCTGAAACGACCAGCGGGATATTCTACGCTGCAGAGAG gTACGCACCTTCCCAGCGCTGGCACATTGACACCATCCTGCATGTCCTCACCACG GCTGGAGGTGATGTGAGAGATGAAACCGTTCCCAACTTGATCCTGCTCATCACCAACGCTTCTGAGCTTCACTGTTACACCGTCCACAAACTTTACCGAGCACTGCTAAGTGACATCTCTCAG CAACCACTGGTTCAGGTGGCCTGCTGGTGCATTGGAGAGTATGGAGATCTGCTACTCAGAGGAGAATGTCGGGAGATGGAACCTGTTGAG GTAACCGCGGACAGTGTGCTGGAAGCCTTGGAAACGGTTCTCCAGTCTCACATGTCCACCCCGACGACGAGGGGCTTCGCTCTCACTGCCACCATGAAACTGAGCACCcgcatcatggacaatgtcga TCGAATAAAAAGCATTGTAAGCATTTACGGCAGCTGCATAGACGTGGAgctccagcagagggcagtggaATATAACGCGCTCTTCAAAAAATATGACCACATGAG AGCAGCAGTGCTGGAGAGAATGCCTGTGATTGACAGGAACTCACCGGGTCATACCAATGGGGACTCCATGGGGGGCGTCATCAAAGAGTTGGAGGTGGACAAGGTGAAGCAGAGAGAGACCCTACTGCCACAACTACCTGCTAACCAG GTATGTGATCTTTTGAACCTGCTTGGGGACTCAGAGGAATCCGTTCCGGCGGGCCCAGCTCAGGGTGACACGGTACCCGTCCAGTCCATAACCACAGCCAAGCCTATCGGAGGAGAGCTTTTGGATCTGTTGGGCGGATTCGAGCCCACCCCCTTGGCATCAGGTTTGAGTGCTACACCGCAAATCCAAAGGCATCTATGTCAAGATGCGCAAAGGGGGTCGTGTTTTGTTCGCGTCATTCGTATGACGTTATCAGCTTGCTTATATTTCATAGCCCCTGCAGTGACAGTGTACGAGAAGAACGGTGTGACTCTGACACTCAGCTGTGAGAAACAGTCCGACTCGGCCGTGACGGTAACCCTGAAAGGCTGCAACTCGTCTGACTCGGACGTCACAAGCTTCGCTCTGCAGGCTGCTGTGCCAAAG AGTGTCCACTTAAACATGAAGGCCCCCAGCGGAGACACGCTTCCTGCAAAAGGCTTGGCTCATGTGACCCAGTTGGTACTTCTCAACAATCCAAACAAG GTCAACCTTAAAATGAGGATACGGATATCTTACTCAAGCCAAGGATCTTCCGTTCAGGACACAGTTCAAATCGATTCCTTTCCTGGACTTTCTTGA
- the ap1g2 gene encoding AP-1 complex subunit gamma-like 2 isoform X2 has protein sequence MSPSIPLQEMIRAIRSARTQCEERGVIQRECAVIRAQFRQSDNDGRSHNLAKLLYVHMLGYPAHFGQMECVRMIASPRYSEKRVGYLGAMMLLDEKQDASLLITNSIKNDLSHSSQYVQSLALCTLACIGSAEMCKDLAPEIEKLLRASNSYIKKKAALCAIHIVRKVPDLGELFARTARSLLAEKHHGVLHGAVVLITVLCECSPDTLERFRKTVPDLVRIMKSLVTSGYSPEHDVAGISDPFLQVRILRLLRILGRNNEAASDTMNDLLAQVATNTDSTKTVGNAVLYETVLTVLDIKSESGLRILAVNILGRFLLNNDRNIRYIAMTSLQKIVGTDNIAVQRHRGTIVDCLKDPDASVKRRALDLSLALASASNIRSMMKELLMFLSSCPPELRAETTSGIFYAAERYAPSQRWHIDTILHVLTTAGGDVRDETVPNLILLITNASELHCYTVHKLYRALLSDISQQPLVQVACWCIGEYGDLLLRGECREMEPVEVTADSVLEALETVLQSHMSTPTTRGFALTATMKLSTRIMDNVDRIKSIVSIYGSCIDVELQQRAVEYNALFKKYDHMRAAVLERMPVIDRNSPGHTNGDSMGGVIKELEVDKVKQRETLLPQLPANQVCDLLNLLGDSEESVPAGPAQGDTVPVQSITTAKPIGGELLDLLGGFEPTPLASAPAVTVYEKNGVTLTLSCEKQSDSAVTVTLKGCNSSDSDVTSFALQAAVPKSVHLNMKAPSGDTLPAKGLAHVTQLVLLNNPNKVNLKMRIRISYSSQGSSVQDTVQIDSFPGLS, from the exons aTGTCTCCATCGATTCCACTGCAGGAGATGATCCGGGCCATTAGGTCGGCCAGGACCCAGTGCGAAGAGCGGGGTGTCATCCAGAGGGAATGCGCTGTCATCCGGGCACAATTCCGACAATCTGACAACGACGGTCGATCTCACAACCTGGCCAAGCTTCTCTATGTCCACATGCTTGGCTATCCTGCACACTTTGGTCAG ATGGAGTGTGTTCGGATGATAGCCAGCCCTCGCTACAGTGAAAAGCGTGTAGGATACCTCGGAGCCATGATGCTGCTGGATGAGAAGCAGGATGCCAGTTTGCTCATCACCAATTCCATAAAAAA TGACCTGTCTCATAGTAGCCAGTATGTGCAGTCTCTGGCTCTATGCACTCTCGCCTGTAttggctcggccgagatgtGCAAAGATCTTGCCCCGGAGATTGAGAAGCTGCTTCGAGCCTCCAATTCTTACATTAAAAAGAAG GCTGCACTGTGCGCCATCCACATCGTTCGAAAGGTTCCAGATCTCGGGGAGCTCTTTGCCCGAACGGCTCGCTCTCTCCTGGCCGAGAAGCACCACG GTGTGCTCCATGGTGCTGTAGTGCTCATCACAGTGCTGTGTGAGTGTAGTCCAGATACACTGGAGCGCTTCAGAAAG ACAGTCCCAGATCTGGTTCGCATTATGAAAAgcttggtcacttccggttactCTCCAGAGCATGACGTGGCAGGGATCAGTGATCCTTTCCTACAG GTCCGCATCTTGAGGCTGCTGAGAATCCTCGGGCGCAACAATGAGGCAGCAAGCGACACCATGAATGATCTCCTAGCTCAG GTAGCTACCAATACAGATAGCACGAAGACCGTGGGCAATGCTGTGCTGTATGAGACTGTTCTCACGGTGCTGGACATCAAGTCGGAAAGTGGCCTCAGG ATCCTGGCTGTGAACATCCTGGGCCGCTTCCTCCTGAATAACGACAGGAACATTCG ATACATTGCCATGACCTCCCTGCAAAAGATTGTCGGGACAGACAACATTGCCGTACAGCGTCACAGAGGAACCATTGTGGACTGCTTGAAAGACCCGGACGCTTCCGTCAAACG CCGTGCATTAGACCTCTCCTTAGCATTGGCATCCGCCAGCAACATCCGCTCCATGATGAAAGAGCTGCTCATGTTCCTCTCCTCCTGCCCACCTGAACTCCGAGCTGAAACGACCAGCGGGATATTCTACGCTGCAGAGAG gTACGCACCTTCCCAGCGCTGGCACATTGACACCATCCTGCATGTCCTCACCACG GCTGGAGGTGATGTGAGAGATGAAACCGTTCCCAACTTGATCCTGCTCATCACCAACGCTTCTGAGCTTCACTGTTACACCGTCCACAAACTTTACCGAGCACTGCTAAGTGACATCTCTCAG CAACCACTGGTTCAGGTGGCCTGCTGGTGCATTGGAGAGTATGGAGATCTGCTACTCAGAGGAGAATGTCGGGAGATGGAACCTGTTGAG GTAACCGCGGACAGTGTGCTGGAAGCCTTGGAAACGGTTCTCCAGTCTCACATGTCCACCCCGACGACGAGGGGCTTCGCTCTCACTGCCACCATGAAACTGAGCACCcgcatcatggacaatgtcga TCGAATAAAAAGCATTGTAAGCATTTACGGCAGCTGCATAGACGTGGAgctccagcagagggcagtggaATATAACGCGCTCTTCAAAAAATATGACCACATGAG AGCAGCAGTGCTGGAGAGAATGCCTGTGATTGACAGGAACTCACCGGGTCATACCAATGGGGACTCCATGGGGGGCGTCATCAAAGAGTTGGAGGTGGACAAGGTGAAGCAGAGAGAGACCCTACTGCCACAACTACCTGCTAACCAG GTATGTGATCTTTTGAACCTGCTTGGGGACTCAGAGGAATCCGTTCCGGCGGGCCCAGCTCAGGGTGACACGGTACCCGTCCAGTCCATAACCACAGCCAAGCCTATCGGAGGAGAGCTTTTGGATCTGTTGGGCGGATTCGAGCCCACCCCCTTGGCATCAG CCCCTGCAGTGACAGTGTACGAGAAGAACGGTGTGACTCTGACACTCAGCTGTGAGAAACAGTCCGACTCGGCCGTGACGGTAACCCTGAAAGGCTGCAACTCGTCTGACTCGGACGTCACAAGCTTCGCTCTGCAGGCTGCTGTGCCAAAG AGTGTCCACTTAAACATGAAGGCCCCCAGCGGAGACACGCTTCCTGCAAAAGGCTTGGCTCATGTGACCCAGTTGGTACTTCTCAACAATCCAAACAAG GTCAACCTTAAAATGAGGATACGGATATCTTACTCAAGCCAAGGATCTTCCGTTCAGGACACAGTTCAAATCGATTCCTTTCCTGGACTTTCTTGA
- the prmt5 gene encoding protein arginine N-methyltransferase 5 isoform X2 yields the protein MASVSTGSRVSCGRDLNCVPEVDETLTAVAKLGFDFVCMPLFHPRFRREFELEPAKSRPGPQTRSDLLLCGRDWNTLIVGKQSPWIDTDCEVETVRRSSEAALAQELHFAAYLGLPVFMMFLNGPHKANLARVLLNHIQSGHHTTNFWIRVPLMAPEDMREDLIENEPVTCIDETTIDEKTWNWWHSLRTLCDYNKRIFLAIEVGADMPSETVIDKWLGEPIKAAILPTSIFLTNKKGFPVLSKAHQRIIVRLFKLEAQFIFTGTSRHTDKDFRSYLQYLEYLSQNRPAPNSYELFAKGYEDYLQSPLQPLMDNLESQTYEVFEKDPIKYSQYQQAVYKCLLDRVPEDQKDTNVQVLMVLGAGRGPLVNASLRAAKQAGRKLKVYAVEKNPNAVITLENWRFEEWGDQVTVVSSDMRDWTSPEKADIIVSELLGSFGDNELSPECLDGAQHFLKDDGVSIPCSYTSFLAPLSSSKLYNEVRGCRERDKDPESHFEMPYVVRLHNFHQLAEPKACFTFTHPTKDMNNNRYQCLKFSVGCNSVLHGFAGYFETTLYKDVTLSIKPDTHSPGMFSWFPILFPLKQPISISRDDDVTVRFWRCNNGKKVWYEWAVTEPACSAIHNPAGRSYTIGL from the exons ATGGCGTCCGTCAGTACGGGAAGCAGAGTGTCCTGCGGGAGAGATTTGAATTGCGTGCCAGAAGTTGACGAAACATTAACTGCGGTCGCCAAACTCGG GTTTGACTTCGTATGCATGCCCCTCTTCCACCCGAGGTTCAGGAGGGAATTTGAGTTGGAACCCGCTAAATCTCGACCTGGTCCACAGACGCGGTCTGACCTGCTGCTGTGTGGAAGAG atTGGAACACTCTGATTGTTGGGAAGCAGTCCCCATGGATTGACACAGATTGTGAAGTGGAGACAGTACGCAGAAGCTCAGAAGCT GCGCTGGCACAGGAATTGCATTTCGCAGCCTACTTGGGTCTGCCAGTCTTCATGATGTTTTTAAATGGACCTCATAAAGCAAATCTTGCTCGTGTGCTGCTTAATCATATCCAGTCTGGACACCACACCACAAAT TTCTGGATTCGAGTTCCACTGATGGCACCTGAAGACATGCGGGAGGACCTGATTGAGAATGAGCCGGTCACGTGTATTGATGAGACGACTATAGATGAGAAGACCTGGAACTG GTGGCACTCATTAAGGACACTTTGTGATTACAACAAGAGGATTTTTCTTG CCATTGAAGTGGGAGCAGACATGCCTTCAGAAACTGTGATTGATAAGTGGCTTGGGGAACCAATCAAAGCAGCCATACTTCCCACCAGCATCTTCCTAACCAACAAGAAGGGATTTCCTGTTTTATCCAAAGCACACCAGAGAATAATTGTCCGACTTTTCAAG TTGGAGGCACAATTCATCTTTACTGGTACAAGTCGTCACACTGACAAGGACTTTCGCTCATACCTGCAGTACCTGGAATACCTCAGTCAGAACCGCCCAGCTCCCAATTCCTATGAGCTCTTTGCTAAAGGTTATGAAGACTACCTCCAGTCTCCCCTACAG CCTCTCATGGATAACCTGGAGTCACAGACTTATGAAGTTTTTGAGAAGGATCCTATTAAATATTCACAATACCAACAG GCTGTGTATAAATGCCTTCTCGATCGAGTCCCGGAGGATCAGAAAGACACCAACGTTCA AGTGTTGATGGTGTTGGGGGCAGGCAGGGGTCCCCTGGTCAATGCATCTCTGCGTGCTGCCAAGCAAGCCGGGCGCAAGTTGAAAGTTTATGCTGTTGAAAAGAATCCCAACGCTGTCATCAC GTTGGAAAACTGGCGCTTTGAGGAGTGGGGAGATCAGGTGACTGTGGTGTCATCTGACATGAGAGACTGGACCTCGCCTGAGAAGGCTGACATCATTGTCAGCGAACTGCTTGGATCGTTTGGCGATAATGAACTTTCCCCGGAGTGCTTGGATGGAGCGCAGCACTTTCTCAAAG ATGATGGCGTGAGCATTCCCTGCTCCTACACCTCCTTCCTTGCACCGCTGTCCTCCTCCAAGCTGTATAACGAAGTCCGAGGCTGCAGGGAACGCGACAAGGATCCCGAGTCCCACTTCGAAATGCCATATGTAGTACGTCTCCACAACTTCCACCAGCTGGCTGAGCCCAAAGCATGCTTCACCTTCACACACCCCACAAAAG ATATGAACAATAACCGTTACCAGTGCCTCAAATTCTCAGTGGGTTGTAACTCGGTCCTCCATGGCTTTGCTGGGTACTTTGAGACCACGCTCTACAAAGATGTTACACTCA GCATAAAACCTGATACACATTCGCCCGGAATGTTTTCGTGGTTCCCCATTCTCTTCCCCCTCAAA CAACCCATCTCTATTTCACGTGACGATGATGTCACAGTGCGATTCTGGCGCTGCAACAACGGAAAGAAAGTGTGGTACGAATGGGCCGTGACAGAGCCGGCGTGCTCTGCAATTCACAACCCGGCTGGACGCTCCTATACAATCGGACTGTAA
- the prmt5 gene encoding protein arginine N-methyltransferase 5 isoform X1, whose protein sequence is MASVSTGSRVSCGRDLNCVPEVDETLTAVAKLGFDFVCMPLFHPRFRREFELEPAKSRPGPQTRSDLLLCGRDWNTLIVGKQSPWIDTDCEVETVRRSSEAALAQELHFAAYLGLPVFMMFLNGPHKANLARVLLNHIQSGHHTTNFWIRVPLMAPEDMREDLIENEPVTCIDETTIDEKTWNWWHSLRTLCDYNKRIFLAIEVGADMPSETVIDKWLGEPIKAAILPTSIFLTNKKGFPVLSKAHQRIIVRLFKLEAQFIFTGTSRHTDKDFRSYLQYLEYLSQNRPAPNSYELFAKGYEDYLQSPLQPLMDNLESQTYEVFEKDPIKYSQYQQAVYKCLLDRVPEDQKDTNVQVLMVLGAGRGPLVNASLRAAKQAGRKLKVYAVEKNPNAVITLENWRFEEWGDQVTVVSSDMRDWTSPEKADIIVSELLGSFGDNELSPECLDGAQHFLKDDGVSIPCSYTSFLAPLSSSKLYNEVRGCRERDKDPESHFEMPYVVRLHNFHQLAEPKACFTFTHPTKDMNNNRYQCLKFSVGCNSVLHGFAGYFETTLYKDVTLSKYALKSKVSSSPNTNLCLCLIGIKPDTHSPGMFSWFPILFPLKQPISISRDDDVTVRFWRCNNGKKVWYEWAVTEPACSAIHNPAGRSYTIGL, encoded by the exons ATGGCGTCCGTCAGTACGGGAAGCAGAGTGTCCTGCGGGAGAGATTTGAATTGCGTGCCAGAAGTTGACGAAACATTAACTGCGGTCGCCAAACTCGG GTTTGACTTCGTATGCATGCCCCTCTTCCACCCGAGGTTCAGGAGGGAATTTGAGTTGGAACCCGCTAAATCTCGACCTGGTCCACAGACGCGGTCTGACCTGCTGCTGTGTGGAAGAG atTGGAACACTCTGATTGTTGGGAAGCAGTCCCCATGGATTGACACAGATTGTGAAGTGGAGACAGTACGCAGAAGCTCAGAAGCT GCGCTGGCACAGGAATTGCATTTCGCAGCCTACTTGGGTCTGCCAGTCTTCATGATGTTTTTAAATGGACCTCATAAAGCAAATCTTGCTCGTGTGCTGCTTAATCATATCCAGTCTGGACACCACACCACAAAT TTCTGGATTCGAGTTCCACTGATGGCACCTGAAGACATGCGGGAGGACCTGATTGAGAATGAGCCGGTCACGTGTATTGATGAGACGACTATAGATGAGAAGACCTGGAACTG GTGGCACTCATTAAGGACACTTTGTGATTACAACAAGAGGATTTTTCTTG CCATTGAAGTGGGAGCAGACATGCCTTCAGAAACTGTGATTGATAAGTGGCTTGGGGAACCAATCAAAGCAGCCATACTTCCCACCAGCATCTTCCTAACCAACAAGAAGGGATTTCCTGTTTTATCCAAAGCACACCAGAGAATAATTGTCCGACTTTTCAAG TTGGAGGCACAATTCATCTTTACTGGTACAAGTCGTCACACTGACAAGGACTTTCGCTCATACCTGCAGTACCTGGAATACCTCAGTCAGAACCGCCCAGCTCCCAATTCCTATGAGCTCTTTGCTAAAGGTTATGAAGACTACCTCCAGTCTCCCCTACAG CCTCTCATGGATAACCTGGAGTCACAGACTTATGAAGTTTTTGAGAAGGATCCTATTAAATATTCACAATACCAACAG GCTGTGTATAAATGCCTTCTCGATCGAGTCCCGGAGGATCAGAAAGACACCAACGTTCA AGTGTTGATGGTGTTGGGGGCAGGCAGGGGTCCCCTGGTCAATGCATCTCTGCGTGCTGCCAAGCAAGCCGGGCGCAAGTTGAAAGTTTATGCTGTTGAAAAGAATCCCAACGCTGTCATCAC GTTGGAAAACTGGCGCTTTGAGGAGTGGGGAGATCAGGTGACTGTGGTGTCATCTGACATGAGAGACTGGACCTCGCCTGAGAAGGCTGACATCATTGTCAGCGAACTGCTTGGATCGTTTGGCGATAATGAACTTTCCCCGGAGTGCTTGGATGGAGCGCAGCACTTTCTCAAAG ATGATGGCGTGAGCATTCCCTGCTCCTACACCTCCTTCCTTGCACCGCTGTCCTCCTCCAAGCTGTATAACGAAGTCCGAGGCTGCAGGGAACGCGACAAGGATCCCGAGTCCCACTTCGAAATGCCATATGTAGTACGTCTCCACAACTTCCACCAGCTGGCTGAGCCCAAAGCATGCTTCACCTTCACACACCCCACAAAAG ATATGAACAATAACCGTTACCAGTGCCTCAAATTCTCAGTGGGTTGTAACTCGGTCCTCCATGGCTTTGCTGGGTACTTTGAGACCACGCTCTACAAAGATGTTACACTCAGTAAGTATGCTTTAAAAAGTAAAGTATCGTCAAGTCCTAATACAAACCTTTGTCTGTGCTTAATAGGCATAAAACCTGATACACATTCGCCCGGAATGTTTTCGTGGTTCCCCATTCTCTTCCCCCTCAAA CAACCCATCTCTATTTCACGTGACGATGATGTCACAGTGCGATTCTGGCGCTGCAACAACGGAAAGAAAGTGTGGTACGAATGGGCCGTGACAGAGCCGGCGTGCTCTGCAATTCACAACCCGGCTGGACGCTCCTATACAATCGGACTGTAA
- the psmb5 gene encoding proteasome subunit beta type-5, with amino-acid sequence MALASVLNSDCAGFSFGSRQTAAFDCGPVLSGLGLETASGDNIRFAIKNPLCAVGDDDVERKIEFLHGTTTLAFKFQHGVIVAVDSRATAGSYIASQSVKKVIEINPYLLGTMAGGAADCSFWERMLARQCRVYELRNKERISVAAASKLLANMVYQYKGMGLSMATMVCGWDKRGPGLYYVDSEGSRVCGDIFSLGSGSIYAYGVMDSGFRQDLTVEEACDLGRRAIYQATYRDAYSGGQVNLYHVHSEGWTRVSQDDVLELHHRYKNQA; translated from the exons ATGGCTCTCGCAAGTGTGTTGAACAGTGATTGTGCTGGTTTTTCTTTTGGCAGCCGTCAAACGGCTGCTTTTGATTGTGGACCCGTACTGAGCGGTCTTGGGCTCGAAACAGCATCGGGAGACAACATTCGGTTTGCCATCAAAAATCCATTGTGTGCTGTGGGCGACGATGACGTCGAGAGGAAAATAGAGTTTCTGCATGGGACCACTACCTTAGCGTTCAAA TTCCAGCATGGTGTCATCGTGGCAGTGGACTCTCGGGCCACAGCGGGCAGCTACATCGCTTCGCAGTCGGTCAAAAAGGTGATTGAGATTAATCCCTACCTGCTGGGCACCATGGCTGGAGGAGCAGCAGACTGTAGCTTCTGGGAGCGTATGCTGGCTCGCCAATGCCGCGTCTACGAGCTCCGCAACAAAGAGCGCATCTCGGTGGCAGCAGCGTCCAAGTTACTTGCCAACATGGTGTACCAGTACAAGGGCATGGGACTCAGCATGGCAACCATGGTCTGTGGCTGGGACAAGAGAGGCCCAG GGCTGTACTACGTTGACTCGGAAGGAAGCCGAGTTTGCGGCGACATATTCTCACTGGGCTCTGGCTCCATCTACGCCTACGGTGTGATGGACAGCGGCTTTCGGCAAGATCTGACCGTGGAGGAAGCCTGCGATCTTGGCCGCCGCGCTATCTACCAGGCCACGTACCGCGACGCCTACAGCGGAGGGCAGGTCAACCTCTACCACGTCCATAGCGAAGGCTGGACCAGGGTCTCCCAGGATGATGTGCTTGAGCTGCATCATAGATACAAAAATCAGGCATAA